A stretch of Gossypium hirsutum isolate 1008001.06 chromosome A06, Gossypium_hirsutum_v2.1, whole genome shotgun sequence DNA encodes these proteins:
- the LOC107927454 gene encoding ADP-ribosylation factor-like protein 2 isoform X1 — MKIKRKEKEMRILMVGLDNSGKTTIVLKINGEDTSVISPTLGFNIKTITYQKYTLNIWDVGGQRTIRSYWRNYFEQTDGLVWVVDSSDLRRLDDCKMELDNLLKEERLSGASLLILANKQDIKGALTQAEIAKILKVRQRIQSLQAGKAKA, encoded by the exons atgaaaatcaagagaaaagaaaaggaaatgcgAATCCTTATGGT TGGGCTTGATAATTCAGGGAAGACCACAATTGTTTTGAAGATTAACGGAGAGGATACAAGCGTAATTAGTCCTACTCTCGGCTTCAACATCAAAACCATCACATACCAGAA ATATACTCTGAATATATGGGATGTAGGTGGTCAAAGAACTATAAGATCATATTGGAGGAACTATTTTGAGCAAACAGATGGTTTGGTTTGGGTTGTTGATAGCTCAGATCTTAGAAGATTAGATGATTGCAAAATGGAACTGGATAATCTTCTAAAGGAAGAG AGGTTATCAGGAGCATCCTTGTTGATACTAGCAAACAAAcaggacataaaaggtgctctTACACAAGCTGAAATTGCTAAA ATATTGAAGGTGCGGCAGAGGATTCAATCCCTTCAAGCTGGAAAAGCCAAGGCTTAG
- the LOC107927454 gene encoding ADP-ribosylation factor-like protein 2 isoform X2: MPFGKTTIVLKINGEDTSVISPTLGFNIKTITYQKYTLNIWDVGGQRTIRSYWRNYFEQTDGLVWVVDSSDLRRLDDCKMELDNLLKEERLSGASLLILANKQDIKGALTQAEIAKILKVRQRIQSLQAGKAKA; the protein is encoded by the exons ATGCCGTTTG GGAAGACCACAATTGTTTTGAAGATTAACGGAGAGGATACAAGCGTAATTAGTCCTACTCTCGGCTTCAACATCAAAACCATCACATACCAGAA ATATACTCTGAATATATGGGATGTAGGTGGTCAAAGAACTATAAGATCATATTGGAGGAACTATTTTGAGCAAACAGATGGTTTGGTTTGGGTTGTTGATAGCTCAGATCTTAGAAGATTAGATGATTGCAAAATGGAACTGGATAATCTTCTAAAGGAAGAG AGGTTATCAGGAGCATCCTTGTTGATACTAGCAAACAAAcaggacataaaaggtgctctTACACAAGCTGAAATTGCTAAA ATATTGAAGGTGCGGCAGAGGATTCAATCCCTTCAAGCTGGAAAAGCCAAGGCTTAG